One Clarias gariepinus isolate MV-2021 ecotype Netherlands chromosome 5, CGAR_prim_01v2, whole genome shotgun sequence genomic region harbors:
- the med14 gene encoding mediator of RNA polymerase II transcription subunit 14 isoform X1: protein MAPVQIGTEGQLVPVGGPSTAPQPAPGAPATQGVRLSVLIEFLLQRTYHEITLLAELLPRKTDMERKIEIVHFASRTRQLFVRLLALVKWASNAGKVERCAMISAFLDQQAFLFVDTADRLASLARDALVHARLPSFAIPFAIDVLTTGSYPRLPTCIRDKIIPPDPITKAEKQATLNQLNQILRHRLVTTDLPPQLANLTVANGRVKFRVEGEFEATLTVMGDDPEIPWRLLKLEILVEDKETGDGRALVHSMQVNFIHELVQSRLCADEKPLQDMYNCLHSFCLSLQLEVLHSQTLMLIRERWGDLVQVERYLPAKCLSLAVWNQQVLGRKTGTASVQKVSIRIDETDGSKPLQISHEPPLPACDSKLMERAMKIDHLSVEKLLIDSVHARSHQKLQELKAILKSSNPSDNSFIETALPTLVIPILEPCGRSECLHIFVDLYSGTFQPMLYGIDQSMLDDIEKTINDDMKRILTWLQQLKFWLGEQRCRQSVKHLPTVCTDFLHLSNSASHPVGNLTKHRLFIKLTRLPQYYIVVEMFDSPSSPTELQYKYYFLSVSQPEGDDGLPCALLLQQFKPDLEKLVQDFSSGRLTRPGTKRKLSPERGAPEPKKPKRSGEMCAFNKELAHLVAMCDTNMPLIGLRCELSNMEVPHQGVQVEGDGCSHAIRLLRVPPAKGVGEETRKALDRSLLDCTFRLQGRNNRTWVAELVFANCPLNSTSSKEQASTRHVYLTYENPLSEPVGGRKVVEMFLNDWNSISQLYECVLEFSRAVPEMPSLLSLFSEIRLYNYRKLVLCYGNTKGSSVTIQWNSVTQRFHLALGTVGPNSGCSNCHNIILHQLQEMFNKTPSVVQLLQVLSDTQAPLNAINKLPTVPMLGLTQRTNTAYQCFSILPQSPTHIRLAFRSMYCIDIYCRSRGVVAIRDGAYSLFDNTKIVEGFYPAPGLKTFLNMFVDSNQDARRRSVNEDDNPPSPVGVDVMETLMPHMQPQQPIRSQGVYPPLTSPNNPYHGSVAPSPSMMPTHSPGNIHAANSPSGALRAPSPFGPTPSPSSLGISMGQTSNFASPHGALDPSSPYPMVSPSQRTGTWPSSPQVSGPSPRMHGMSPGNPSLHSPIPDASHSPRAGTSSQVMPTSMPPPRKLPQRSWAASIPTILTHNALHVLLLPSPTMCLVPGLAGSYLCSPLERFLGSVIMRRHLQRIIQLEPNLTIVNSNEPGVIMFKTEVLKCRVALNPKSYQTLQLKVTPENTGPWSQDELQVLEKFFETRVAGPPFKYNTLNAFTKLLGAPTNILRDCVRIMKLELFPDQAAQLKWNVQFCLTIPPSAPPIAPPGTIAVVLKTKMLFFLQLTQRVQVPQEPISIIVPIVYDMATGLTQQADIPRQPSSSGAAALMVSSILRRFNEHHPARPGECTIFASVHELMANLTLNPGARP, encoded by the exons ATGGCTCCGGTACAGATCGGCACAGAGGGCCAGCTGGTGCCCGTCGGGGGGCCGAGCACAGCGCCGCAGCCTGCACCCGGAGCTCCGGCCACTCAGGGGGTCCGCCTCAGCGTCCTCATCGAGTTCCTGCTTCAGCGGACATATCATGAAATAACGCTGCTGGCTGAACT GCTCCCACGTAAAACCGACATGGAAAG GAAAATCGAAATTGTACATTTTGCCAGCCGGACGCGGCAGCTCTTTGTACGGCTCCTTGCACTTGTAAAATGGGCTAGTAATGCCGGGAAAGTGGAGAGGTGTGCG ATGATCTCTGCGTTTTTGGACCAGCAAGCCTTCCTGTTTGTTGACACAGCAGACAGACTGGCATCGTTAGCCCGGGATGCCTTGGTACATGCCCGTCTGCCCAGTTTCGCTATTCCTTTTGCCATTGATGTTCTAACTACAGGGTCATACCCACGTCTTCCCACGTGCATCCGA gacAAAATAATCCCTCCGGACCCAATCACCAAAGCGGAGAAACAGGCAACACTGAACCAGCTGAACCAAATCCTACGCCATCGGCTTGTCACCACAGACTTGCCCCCTCAGCTGGCCAACCTGACTGTGG CTAATGGCCGGGTGAAGTTCCGGGTCGAGGGGGAGTTTGAAGCCACGTTAACAGTGATGGGGGATGACCCAGAGATTCCatggagattgctgaaactggAGATCCTGGTTGAGGACAAGGAGACAGGcg ATGGACGGGCCCTGGTGCACAGCATGCAAGTGAATTTCATCCATGAGCTGGTGCAGTCACGCCTATGTGCGGATGAAAAGCCTCTCCAGGATATGTATAACTGCCTAC ATTCATTTTGCCTTTCCCTTCAGCTGGAGGTGCTGCACTCTCAGACTCTGATGCTGATCAGAGAACGTTGGGGAGACTTAGTGCAGGTGGAGCGCTACCTTCCCGCCAAGTGCCTCTCTCTGGCCGTCTGGAA TCAACAGGTGCTGGGTCGCAAGACAGGTACAGCATCAGTGCAAAAAGTCAGCATTAGGATCGACGAGACAGATGGATCAAAGCCATTACAGATTTCCCATGAGCCTCCTTTGCCAGCCTGTGATTCCAAACTAATGGAAAGAGCCATGAAG attGACCACCTCTCAGTTGAAAAGCTATTAATTGATAGCGTTCATGCTCGCTCTCATCAGAAGCTGCAGGAACTCAAAGCTATACTAAAGAGCAGCAATCCTAGTGACAACT catTTATAGAGACTGCTCTTCCTACTCTAGTCATTCCTATTCTGGAGCCGTGTGGACGATCCGAGTGTCTTCACATATTTGTTGACTTGTACTCGGGCACATTTCAGCCAATGCTATATGGAATTG ATCAGTCAATGTTGGATGACATTGAGAAGACCATCAATGATGACATGAAGCGCATCCTTACGTGGTTACAACAGTTAAA GTTCTGGCTGGGTGAGCAGCGGTGCAGACAGTCTGTGAAACATCTCCCCACAGTGTGCACAGACTTTCTCCACTTATCTAACTCCGCCTCTCATCCTGTGGGCAACCTTACCAAACACCGCCTCTTCATCAAACTCACTCGCCTCCCACAATATTACATC GTGGTTGAAATGTTTGACAGTCCCAGCAGCCCCACAGAGCTTCAGTATAAATATTACTTCCTATCAGTGAGTCAGCCAGAGGGAGACgatgggctgccatgtgccctGCTCCTGCAGCAGTTCAAGCCTGACCTTGAAAAGCTGGTGCAGGACTTCTCCTCTGGCCGCTTGACCCGGCCTGGTACTAAGAGGAAG TTATCACCAGAGCGGGGTGCTCCTGAGCCTAAAAAGCCCAAGCGCTCTGGGGAGATGTGTGCATTCAATAAGGAGCTGGCTCATCTGGTAGCCATGTGTGACACCAACATGCCTCTCATTGGCCTGCGCTGTGAG CTGTCTAATATGGAGGTTCCTCATCAAGGGGTGCAGGTTGAAGGAGATGGATGTAGCCATGCTATTCGTCTTCTCAG GGTGCCGCCTGCCAAAGGTGTTGGTGAGGAGACGAGGAAGGCTCTGGATCGCTCTTTGCTGGACTGCACCTTCAGGTTGCAGGGCCGAAATAACCGCACGTGGGTGGCAGAGCTGGTCTTTGCCAACTGCCCCCTCAACAGCACCTCAAGTAAAGAACAGG CCTCGACACGACACGTCTACCTGACATACGAGAACCCGTTGTCAGAGCCGGTGGGAGGACGGAAGGTGGTGGAAATGTTTCTAAACGACTGGAATAGCATCAGCCagctgtatgagtgtgtgctgGAATTCTCGCGGGCTGTTCCTG AAATGCCGTCCTTATTGAGCCTATTCTCTGAAATACGGTTGTATAACTACCGGAAATTAGTCCTGTGTTATGGCAACACAAAAGGCAGCTCT GTAACAATCCAGTGGAACTCTGTAACCCAACGCTTCCACCTTGCCCTGGGCACGGTCGGACCTAACTCCGGCTGCAGTAACTGCCACAACATCATCCTTCACCAGCTCCAGGAGATGTTTAACAAGACCCCCAGTGTGGTGCAGCTACTACAG GTACTGTCAGACACACAGGCTCCTTTAAATGCTATCAACAAACTGCCAACTGTGCCCATGCTGGGTCTGACCCAGAGGACCAACACAGCCTATCAGTGCTTCTCCATCCTACCACAGTCCCCCACCCACATCCGCCTGGCCTTCCGCAGCATGTACTGCATCGACATCTACTGCCGCAGTCGAGGAGTGGTGGCCATCCGCGATGGTGCCTATAGCCTCTTTGATAACACCAAGATTGTAGAGGGCTTTTATCCAGCTCCTGGACTAAAG ACGTTCTTGAACATGTTTGTGGACAGCAACCAGGATGCACGGCGGCGTTCAGTCAATGAGGACGACAATCCTCCTTCTCCAGTGGGTGTGGACGTTATGGAGACACTCATGCCCCACATGCAACctcaacagccaatcagaagccaaGGGGTCTACCCACCCCTCACTTCTCCAAATAACCCCTACCATGGCAGCGTGGCTCCATCTCCTTCCATGATGCCGACACACTCACCGG GGAACATCCATGCAGCCAATTCCCCTAGTGGAGCTCTGCGGGCGCCCTCGCCCTTCGGGCCCACTCCGTCTCCCTCCTCTTTGGGCATTTCTATGGGTCAGACATCCAACTTTGCCAGCCCACATG GAGCTTTGGACCCGAGTTCCCCATACCCTATGGTGTCTCCCAGTCAGAGGACTGGCACATGGCCAAGCTCTCCACAAGTCTCTGGCCCCTCTCCACGCATGCACGGCATGTCACCTGGTAACCCCTCACTCCACTCGCCAATTCCAGATGCCTCACACTCTCCTCGTGCAGGGACCA GTTCCCAAGTGATGCCGACCAGTATGCCTCCACCTCGTAAGCTACCTCAGCGCTCATGGGCGGCCTCCATCCCCACCATTCTTACCCACAATGCCTTGCATGTGTTACTGCTGCCCTCTCCCACTATGTGCCTGGTGCCAGGGCTAGCTGGAAGTTACCTGTGCTCGCCACTTGAACGCTTCCTGGGCTCAGTCATCATGAGGCGGCATCTGCAGAGAATCATCCAGCTAGAACCCAAT CTCACTATTGTCAACTCCAATGAACCAGGAGTCATCATGTTTAAGACGGAGGTGCTGAAATGTCGGGTGGCTCTGAACCCAAAGAGCTACCAGACTCTGCAGCTTAAAGTCACACCGGAGAACACTGGACCCTGGTCACAAGATGAACTGCAAGTTTTGGAGAAATTCTTTGAGACCAGG gttgcagGTCCACCCTTTAAGTACAACACTTTAAATGCCTTTACAAAACTGCTGGGGGCTCCCACCAACATCCTGAGAGACTGTGTTCGTATTATGAAGCTTGAGCTG TTCCCTGACCAAGCAGCCCAACTGAaatggaatgtgcagttttgtctgaCTATCCCCCCCAGTGCTCCACCCATTGCTCCTCCAGGAACTATCGCTGTGGTGCTCAAGACCAAAATGCTTTTCTTT CTTCAGCTGACCCAGAGAGTGCAGGTGCCTCAGGAGCCCATCAGCATCATCGTGCCCATCGTGTATGACATGGCCACAGGACTGACGCAGCAGGCTGACATCCCCCGACAGCCCAGCTCCTCTGGAGCCGCGGCTCTCATGGTCAGCTCTATCCTCAGGAGGTTTAATGAGCACCATCCAGCTCGACCAG gaGAATGTACAATATTTGCCTCTGTTCATGAACTCATGGCTAATCTGACGCTGAACCCTGGTGCACGGCCCTAA
- the med14 gene encoding mediator of RNA polymerase II transcription subunit 14 isoform X2 codes for MAPVQIGTEGQLVPVGGPSTAPQPAPGAPATQGVRLSVLIEFLLQRTYHEITLLAELLPRKTDMERKIEIVHFASRTRQLFVRLLALVKWASNAGKVERCAMISAFLDQQAFLFVDTADRLASLARDALVHARLPSFAIPFAIDVLTTGSYPRLPTCIRDKIIPPDPITKAEKQATLNQLNQILRHRLVTTDLPPQLANLTVANGRVKFRVEGEFEATLTVMGDDPEIPWRLLKLEILVEDKETGDGRALVHSMQVNFIHELVQSRLCADEKPLQDMYNCLHSFCLSLQLEVLHSQTLMLIRERWGDLVQVERYLPAKCLSLAVWNQQVLGRKTGTASVQKVSIRIDETDGSKPLQISHEPPLPACDSKLMERAMKIDHLSVEKLLIDSVHARSHQKLQELKAILKSSNPSDNSFIETALPTLVIPILEPCGRSECLHIFVDLYSGTFQPMLYGIDQSMLDDIEKTINDDMKRILTWLQQLKFWLGEQRCRQSVKHLPTVCTDFLHLSNSASHPVGNLTKHRLFIKLTRLPQYYIVVEMFDSPSSPTELQYKYYFLSVSQPEGDDGLPCALLLQQFKPDLEKLVQDFSSGRLTRPGTKRKLSPERGAPEPKKPKRSGEMCAFNKELAHLVAMCDTNMPLIGLRCELSNMEVPHQGVQVEGDGCSHAIRLLRVPPAKGVGEETRKALDRSLLDCTFRLQGRNNRTWVAELVFANCPLNSTSSKEQASTRHVYLTYENPLSEPVGGRKVVEMFLNDWNSISQLYECVLEFSRAVPEMPSLLSLFSEIRLYNYRKLVLCYGNTKGSSVTIQWNSVTQRFHLALGTVGPNSGCSNCHNIILHQLQEMFNKTPSVVQLLQVLSDTQAPLNAINKLPTVPMLGLTQRTNTAYQCFSILPQSPTHIRLAFRSMYCIDIYCRSRGVVAIRDGAYSLFDNTKIVEGFYPAPGLKTFLNMFVDSNQDARRRSVNEDDNPPSPVGVDVMETLMPHMQPQQPIRSQGVYPPLTSPNNPYHGSVAPSPSMMPTHSPGALDPSSPYPMVSPSQRTGTWPSSPQVSGPSPRMHGMSPGNPSLHSPIPDASHSPRAGTSSQVMPTSMPPPRKLPQRSWAASIPTILTHNALHVLLLPSPTMCLVPGLAGSYLCSPLERFLGSVIMRRHLQRIIQLEPNLTIVNSNEPGVIMFKTEVLKCRVALNPKSYQTLQLKVTPENTGPWSQDELQVLEKFFETRVAGPPFKYNTLNAFTKLLGAPTNILRDCVRIMKLELFPDQAAQLKWNVQFCLTIPPSAPPIAPPGTIAVVLKTKMLFFLQLTQRVQVPQEPISIIVPIVYDMATGLTQQADIPRQPSSSGAAALMVSSILRRFNEHHPARPGECTIFASVHELMANLTLNPGARP; via the exons ATGGCTCCGGTACAGATCGGCACAGAGGGCCAGCTGGTGCCCGTCGGGGGGCCGAGCACAGCGCCGCAGCCTGCACCCGGAGCTCCGGCCACTCAGGGGGTCCGCCTCAGCGTCCTCATCGAGTTCCTGCTTCAGCGGACATATCATGAAATAACGCTGCTGGCTGAACT GCTCCCACGTAAAACCGACATGGAAAG GAAAATCGAAATTGTACATTTTGCCAGCCGGACGCGGCAGCTCTTTGTACGGCTCCTTGCACTTGTAAAATGGGCTAGTAATGCCGGGAAAGTGGAGAGGTGTGCG ATGATCTCTGCGTTTTTGGACCAGCAAGCCTTCCTGTTTGTTGACACAGCAGACAGACTGGCATCGTTAGCCCGGGATGCCTTGGTACATGCCCGTCTGCCCAGTTTCGCTATTCCTTTTGCCATTGATGTTCTAACTACAGGGTCATACCCACGTCTTCCCACGTGCATCCGA gacAAAATAATCCCTCCGGACCCAATCACCAAAGCGGAGAAACAGGCAACACTGAACCAGCTGAACCAAATCCTACGCCATCGGCTTGTCACCACAGACTTGCCCCCTCAGCTGGCCAACCTGACTGTGG CTAATGGCCGGGTGAAGTTCCGGGTCGAGGGGGAGTTTGAAGCCACGTTAACAGTGATGGGGGATGACCCAGAGATTCCatggagattgctgaaactggAGATCCTGGTTGAGGACAAGGAGACAGGcg ATGGACGGGCCCTGGTGCACAGCATGCAAGTGAATTTCATCCATGAGCTGGTGCAGTCACGCCTATGTGCGGATGAAAAGCCTCTCCAGGATATGTATAACTGCCTAC ATTCATTTTGCCTTTCCCTTCAGCTGGAGGTGCTGCACTCTCAGACTCTGATGCTGATCAGAGAACGTTGGGGAGACTTAGTGCAGGTGGAGCGCTACCTTCCCGCCAAGTGCCTCTCTCTGGCCGTCTGGAA TCAACAGGTGCTGGGTCGCAAGACAGGTACAGCATCAGTGCAAAAAGTCAGCATTAGGATCGACGAGACAGATGGATCAAAGCCATTACAGATTTCCCATGAGCCTCCTTTGCCAGCCTGTGATTCCAAACTAATGGAAAGAGCCATGAAG attGACCACCTCTCAGTTGAAAAGCTATTAATTGATAGCGTTCATGCTCGCTCTCATCAGAAGCTGCAGGAACTCAAAGCTATACTAAAGAGCAGCAATCCTAGTGACAACT catTTATAGAGACTGCTCTTCCTACTCTAGTCATTCCTATTCTGGAGCCGTGTGGACGATCCGAGTGTCTTCACATATTTGTTGACTTGTACTCGGGCACATTTCAGCCAATGCTATATGGAATTG ATCAGTCAATGTTGGATGACATTGAGAAGACCATCAATGATGACATGAAGCGCATCCTTACGTGGTTACAACAGTTAAA GTTCTGGCTGGGTGAGCAGCGGTGCAGACAGTCTGTGAAACATCTCCCCACAGTGTGCACAGACTTTCTCCACTTATCTAACTCCGCCTCTCATCCTGTGGGCAACCTTACCAAACACCGCCTCTTCATCAAACTCACTCGCCTCCCACAATATTACATC GTGGTTGAAATGTTTGACAGTCCCAGCAGCCCCACAGAGCTTCAGTATAAATATTACTTCCTATCAGTGAGTCAGCCAGAGGGAGACgatgggctgccatgtgccctGCTCCTGCAGCAGTTCAAGCCTGACCTTGAAAAGCTGGTGCAGGACTTCTCCTCTGGCCGCTTGACCCGGCCTGGTACTAAGAGGAAG TTATCACCAGAGCGGGGTGCTCCTGAGCCTAAAAAGCCCAAGCGCTCTGGGGAGATGTGTGCATTCAATAAGGAGCTGGCTCATCTGGTAGCCATGTGTGACACCAACATGCCTCTCATTGGCCTGCGCTGTGAG CTGTCTAATATGGAGGTTCCTCATCAAGGGGTGCAGGTTGAAGGAGATGGATGTAGCCATGCTATTCGTCTTCTCAG GGTGCCGCCTGCCAAAGGTGTTGGTGAGGAGACGAGGAAGGCTCTGGATCGCTCTTTGCTGGACTGCACCTTCAGGTTGCAGGGCCGAAATAACCGCACGTGGGTGGCAGAGCTGGTCTTTGCCAACTGCCCCCTCAACAGCACCTCAAGTAAAGAACAGG CCTCGACACGACACGTCTACCTGACATACGAGAACCCGTTGTCAGAGCCGGTGGGAGGACGGAAGGTGGTGGAAATGTTTCTAAACGACTGGAATAGCATCAGCCagctgtatgagtgtgtgctgGAATTCTCGCGGGCTGTTCCTG AAATGCCGTCCTTATTGAGCCTATTCTCTGAAATACGGTTGTATAACTACCGGAAATTAGTCCTGTGTTATGGCAACACAAAAGGCAGCTCT GTAACAATCCAGTGGAACTCTGTAACCCAACGCTTCCACCTTGCCCTGGGCACGGTCGGACCTAACTCCGGCTGCAGTAACTGCCACAACATCATCCTTCACCAGCTCCAGGAGATGTTTAACAAGACCCCCAGTGTGGTGCAGCTACTACAG GTACTGTCAGACACACAGGCTCCTTTAAATGCTATCAACAAACTGCCAACTGTGCCCATGCTGGGTCTGACCCAGAGGACCAACACAGCCTATCAGTGCTTCTCCATCCTACCACAGTCCCCCACCCACATCCGCCTGGCCTTCCGCAGCATGTACTGCATCGACATCTACTGCCGCAGTCGAGGAGTGGTGGCCATCCGCGATGGTGCCTATAGCCTCTTTGATAACACCAAGATTGTAGAGGGCTTTTATCCAGCTCCTGGACTAAAG ACGTTCTTGAACATGTTTGTGGACAGCAACCAGGATGCACGGCGGCGTTCAGTCAATGAGGACGACAATCCTCCTTCTCCAGTGGGTGTGGACGTTATGGAGACACTCATGCCCCACATGCAACctcaacagccaatcagaagccaaGGGGTCTACCCACCCCTCACTTCTCCAAATAACCCCTACCATGGCAGCGTGGCTCCATCTCCTTCCATGATGCCGACACACTCACCGG GAGCTTTGGACCCGAGTTCCCCATACCCTATGGTGTCTCCCAGTCAGAGGACTGGCACATGGCCAAGCTCTCCACAAGTCTCTGGCCCCTCTCCACGCATGCACGGCATGTCACCTGGTAACCCCTCACTCCACTCGCCAATTCCAGATGCCTCACACTCTCCTCGTGCAGGGACCA GTTCCCAAGTGATGCCGACCAGTATGCCTCCACCTCGTAAGCTACCTCAGCGCTCATGGGCGGCCTCCATCCCCACCATTCTTACCCACAATGCCTTGCATGTGTTACTGCTGCCCTCTCCCACTATGTGCCTGGTGCCAGGGCTAGCTGGAAGTTACCTGTGCTCGCCACTTGAACGCTTCCTGGGCTCAGTCATCATGAGGCGGCATCTGCAGAGAATCATCCAGCTAGAACCCAAT CTCACTATTGTCAACTCCAATGAACCAGGAGTCATCATGTTTAAGACGGAGGTGCTGAAATGTCGGGTGGCTCTGAACCCAAAGAGCTACCAGACTCTGCAGCTTAAAGTCACACCGGAGAACACTGGACCCTGGTCACAAGATGAACTGCAAGTTTTGGAGAAATTCTTTGAGACCAGG gttgcagGTCCACCCTTTAAGTACAACACTTTAAATGCCTTTACAAAACTGCTGGGGGCTCCCACCAACATCCTGAGAGACTGTGTTCGTATTATGAAGCTTGAGCTG TTCCCTGACCAAGCAGCCCAACTGAaatggaatgtgcagttttgtctgaCTATCCCCCCCAGTGCTCCACCCATTGCTCCTCCAGGAACTATCGCTGTGGTGCTCAAGACCAAAATGCTTTTCTTT CTTCAGCTGACCCAGAGAGTGCAGGTGCCTCAGGAGCCCATCAGCATCATCGTGCCCATCGTGTATGACATGGCCACAGGACTGACGCAGCAGGCTGACATCCCCCGACAGCCCAGCTCCTCTGGAGCCGCGGCTCTCATGGTCAGCTCTATCCTCAGGAGGTTTAATGAGCACCATCCAGCTCGACCAG gaGAATGTACAATATTTGCCTCTGTTCATGAACTCATGGCTAATCTGACGCTGAACCCTGGTGCACGGCCCTAA